A window of Pseudomonas monteilii contains these coding sequences:
- a CDS encoding C4-dicarboxylate ABC transporter, which translates to MLNSVIVIDDELSIRTAIEQWLELAGFQVQLFARAEPCLETLPAHFPGVVISDVRLPGLDGLQVLERLQALDAELPVILLTGHGDVPMAVEAMRAGAYDFLEKPFSPQHLLGSLRRALDKRRLVLENRRLHEQADLRTRLENSLLGMSPGMRQLRQQVLDLAALPVNVLIRGETGSGKERVARCLHEFGPRAGKPFVALNCAAIPEALFEAELFGHESGAFTGAQGKRIGKLEYADGGTVFLDEIESMPLAQQAKLLRVIQEQTLERLGANRSIRVDLRIIAATKPDLLEAARAGHFREDLAYRLNVAELRLKPLRERREDILLLFEHFAQAAAQRLDRSVPPLSDGQLARLLGHDWPGNVRELANAAERHALGLEAPELEAPGNAGSLQAQMEAFEAQCLRAALRQHRGEIKAVMEQLNLPRRTLNEKMQRHGLVREAFLARE; encoded by the coding sequence ATGTTGAATTCGGTGATCGTCATCGACGATGAACTCAGTATTCGCACCGCCATCGAGCAATGGCTCGAGCTGGCCGGTTTCCAGGTGCAGCTGTTCGCGCGCGCCGAGCCGTGCCTGGAGACGCTGCCGGCGCATTTTCCGGGCGTGGTGATCAGCGATGTGCGCCTGCCGGGCCTCGATGGCCTGCAGGTGCTCGAACGCCTGCAGGCGCTCGACGCCGAGTTGCCGGTCATCCTGCTGACCGGACACGGTGACGTGCCGATGGCGGTGGAAGCCATGCGCGCGGGTGCCTACGACTTTCTGGAAAAACCCTTCAGCCCACAGCACCTGCTCGGCAGCCTCAGGCGCGCCCTGGACAAGCGCCGGCTGGTGCTGGAGAACCGCCGCCTGCACGAGCAGGCTGACCTGCGCACGCGCCTGGAAAACAGCCTGCTCGGCATGTCACCGGGCATGCGCCAGTTGCGTCAGCAGGTGCTGGACCTGGCCGCGCTACCGGTCAACGTGCTGATCCGCGGCGAGACCGGCAGCGGCAAGGAGCGTGTCGCGCGCTGCCTGCACGAATTCGGTCCACGGGCCGGCAAGCCCTTCGTCGCGCTCAATTGCGCGGCGATCCCCGAGGCGCTGTTCGAAGCCGAACTGTTCGGGCACGAGAGCGGCGCATTCACCGGCGCCCAGGGCAAGCGGATCGGCAAGCTGGAGTACGCCGACGGCGGCACGGTGTTCCTCGACGAGATCGAGAGCATGCCGCTGGCGCAACAGGCCAAGCTGCTGCGGGTGATCCAGGAGCAGACCTTGGAACGGCTGGGGGCCAACCGCAGTATCCGGGTGGACCTGCGGATCATCGCCGCGACCAAGCCGGACCTGCTGGAGGCAGCGCGGGCCGGCCATTTCCGCGAAGACCTGGCGTACCGCCTGAACGTGGCCGAACTGCGCCTCAAGCCGCTGCGCGAGCGTCGCGAGGACATCCTGCTGCTGTTCGAGCACTTCGCCCAGGCTGCCGCGCAGCGTCTCGACCGTTCGGTGCCGCCCCTGTCGGACGGGCAACTGGCGCGCCTGCTGGGCCATGACTGGCCCGGCAACGTGCGCGAACTGGCCAATGCCGCCGAGCGCCATGCGCTGGGCCTGGAGGCCCCTGAACTCGAGGCGCCGGGCAATGCCGGTTCGCTGCAGGCACAGATGGAAGCGTTCGAGGCCCAATGCCTGCGCGCGGCCCTGCGCCAGCATCGAGGCGAGATCAAGGCGGTGATGGAGCAGCTGAACCTGCCACGGCGCACGCTCAACGAGAAAATGCAGCGGCACGGGCTGGTCCGGGAGGCGTTTCTTGCACGGGAATAG
- a CDS encoding Asp/Glu/hydantoin racemase → MYSYETAQGHGLPHDPFNAIVGPRPIGWISSHDREGRLNLAPYSFFNAFNYVPPIIGFCSVGRKDSLNNIEQTGEFVWNLATRPLAEAMNQSCAAVSAEVDEFELSGLTPTPSRLVGVPRVGESPVAFECKVSQIIQLKRADQALVPSWLILGEVVAVHIAEHLLKDGIYDTAAAQPILRGGGPADYFELGELFKMRRPEV, encoded by the coding sequence ATGTACTCCTACGAAACCGCCCAGGGCCATGGCCTGCCCCACGATCCCTTCAACGCCATCGTCGGCCCGCGTCCGATCGGCTGGATTTCCTCCCACGACCGCGAAGGCCGCCTGAACCTGGCGCCGTACAGCTTCTTCAACGCCTTCAACTATGTGCCGCCGATCATTGGTTTTTGCAGTGTCGGGCGCAAGGACAGCCTCAACAACATCGAGCAGACCGGCGAGTTCGTCTGGAACCTGGCGACGCGCCCGCTGGCCGAGGCCATGAACCAGAGCTGCGCGGCGGTCTCGGCAGAGGTCGACGAGTTCGAGCTGAGCGGATTGACGCCGACGCCTTCGCGGCTGGTGGGCGTCCCCCGGGTGGGGGAAAGCCCGGTGGCCTTCGAGTGCAAGGTGAGCCAGATCATCCAGCTCAAGCGCGCCGACCAGGCACTGGTGCCCAGCTGGCTGATTCTGGGTGAGGTGGTGGCGGTGCACATCGCCGAGCACCTGCTCAAGGACGGGATCTATGACACGGCGGCCGCGCAGCCGATTCTGCGTGGCGGTGGCCCGGCGGACTACTTCGAGCTGGGCGAGCTGTTCAAGATGCGCCGACCCGAGGTGTAA
- a CDS encoding MFS transporter — protein MDNTTSLPRSEGISPAVHKTTGSRLKSIFSGSIGNMVEWYDWYVYAAFSLYFAKAFFPAGDTTAQLLNTAAIFAVGFLMRPIGGWLMGLYADRKGRKAALMASVLLMCAGSLVIALTPGYETIGVAAPILLVVARLMQGLSVGGEYGTSATYLSEMATKERRGFFSSFQYVTLISGQLIALAVLIILQQTLTTEQLYAWGWRVPFVIGALCAVVALYLRRGMEETASFTKKKASDESLMRTLLRHPKELLTVVGLTMGGTLAFYTYTTYMQKYLVNTVGMSISDSTTISAATLFLFMCLQPLIGGLSDRIGRRPILIAFGVLGTLFTVPILSTLHTIQSWWGAFFLIMAALIIVSGYTSINAVVKAELFPTEIRALGVGLPYALTVSIFGGTAEYVALWFKSIGMESGFYWYVTGCIACSLLVYATMKDTRTHSRINTD, from the coding sequence ATGGATAACACCACTTCCCTGCCGCGCAGTGAAGGCATCTCGCCTGCTGTGCACAAGACAACCGGCTCACGGCTCAAGTCGATCTTCAGCGGCTCCATCGGCAACATGGTCGAATGGTACGACTGGTACGTGTACGCCGCGTTTTCGCTGTACTTCGCCAAGGCCTTCTTCCCGGCCGGCGACACCACCGCGCAATTGCTCAACACCGCCGCGATCTTCGCCGTGGGCTTCCTGATGCGTCCGATCGGCGGCTGGCTCATGGGTCTGTACGCCGACCGCAAAGGGCGCAAGGCGGCGCTGATGGCGTCGGTCCTGCTGATGTGCGCCGGCTCCCTGGTGATCGCCCTGACGCCCGGCTACGAGACCATCGGCGTGGCCGCACCGATCCTGCTGGTCGTGGCGCGCCTGATGCAAGGCCTGTCGGTTGGCGGTGAATACGGCACTTCAGCCACCTACCTGAGCGAGATGGCCACCAAGGAACGCCGTGGCTTCTTCTCGAGCTTCCAGTACGTGACCCTGATCTCCGGGCAGCTCATCGCCCTGGCGGTGCTGATCATCCTGCAGCAGACCCTGACCACCGAGCAGCTCTACGCCTGGGGCTGGCGCGTACCCTTCGTGATCGGCGCGCTGTGTGCGGTGGTGGCGCTGTACCTGCGCCGTGGCATGGAAGAGACCGCGTCCTTCACCAAGAAGAAGGCGTCCGACGAAAGCCTGATGCGCACGCTGCTGCGTCACCCCAAGGAACTGCTGACCGTGGTCGGCCTGACCATGGGCGGTACCTTGGCGTTCTACACCTACACCACCTACATGCAGAAGTACCTGGTGAACACGGTGGGCATGAGCATCAGCGACTCGACCACCATCTCGGCGGCCACGCTGTTCCTGTTCATGTGCCTGCAACCGCTGATCGGCGGCTTGTCGGACCGCATCGGGCGGCGTCCGATCCTGATCGCCTTCGGGGTCCTGGGCACGCTGTTCACCGTGCCGATCCTCAGCACCCTGCACACCATCCAGAGCTGGTGGGGCGCGTTCTTCCTGATCATGGCGGCGCTGATCATCGTCAGCGGCTACACCTCGATCAACGCGGTGGTGAAGGCCGAGCTGTTCCCGACCGAGATCCGCGCACTGGGCGTGGGCCTGCCCTATGCGCTGACCGTGTCGATCTTCGGGGGGACCGCCGAGTATGTGGCGCTGTGGTTCAAGAGCATCGGCATGGAAAGCGGCTTCTACTGGTACGTCACCGGGTGCATCGCCTGTTCCCTGCTGGTCTACGCGACAATGAAGGACACCCGCACGCACTCGCGCATCAACACCGACTGA
- a CDS encoding TetR family transcriptional regulator — protein sequence MVRRTKEEAQETRNQILEAAEKAFYNRGVARTTLAEIAELAGVTRGAIYWHFNNKAELIEALLESLRETLDPLARASESEDELDPLGCTRQLLVRLFREVVQDSRTRRIHEILHYKCEFTDDMCEIRQQRQSSIVECHESISLAVTNAVRRGQLPDALDTDRAALALFAYIDGLVKRWLLLPDSFDLLGDADKWADTGLDMLRWSPALRK from the coding sequence ATGGTTCGTCGTACCAAAGAGGAAGCCCAGGAAACTCGAAACCAGATCCTCGAGGCCGCGGAAAAGGCCTTCTACAACCGCGGCGTCGCCCGCACCACGCTGGCGGAGATCGCTGAGCTGGCCGGGGTGACCCGGGGCGCGATCTACTGGCACTTCAACAACAAGGCCGAGCTGATCGAAGCGCTGCTCGAAAGCCTGCGCGAGACGCTCGACCCGCTGGCCCGCGCCAGCGAAAGCGAAGACGAACTCGACCCCCTCGGCTGCACGCGGCAACTGCTGGTACGCCTGTTCCGGGAGGTGGTGCAGGATTCGCGCACGCGGCGAATCCACGAGATCCTGCATTACAAGTGCGAATTCACCGACGACATGTGCGAGATACGTCAGCAGCGGCAGAGTTCGATCGTCGAATGCCATGAGAGTATCTCGTTAGCCGTCACCAATGCCGTGCGCCGTGGCCAATTGCCAGATGCCTTGGACACTGACCGCGCCGCGCTCGCGCTGTTCGCTTACATCGACGGGCTGGTCAAGCGTTGGCTGTTGCTGCCGGACAGCTTCGACCTGCTGGGCGATGCCGACAAATGGGCCGACACCGGGCTGGACATGTTGCGCTGGAGTCCGGCATTGCGCAAATGA
- a CDS encoding efflux transporter periplasmic adaptor subunit — MQLKPAVSALVSAVALATLLGGCQKKEDAAPPAQAPQVGVVTLKAQPFTLTSELPGRTSAYRVAEVRPQVNGIILKRLFKEGSDVKAGQQLYQIDPAVYEATLANAQADVQATRSLAGRYKQLIDEQAVSRQEYDDARAKQLQAEATLKNAQINLRYTKVLAPISGRIGRSAYTEGALVSNAQTNAMATIQQLDPIYVDVTQSSAELLKLRRDLENGQLQRAGDNAAKVQLVLEDGTVYAQEGRLEFSEVSVDETTGSVTLRALFPNPDHTLLPGMFVHARLSAGVNQNAILAPQQGVTRDIKGQATAMVVNQDNKVEQRSLKASRTLGNDWLIEDGLKPGDRLITEGLQYVRPGAEVKVSEATNVKQPGEQGQAGAADAGGKGE, encoded by the coding sequence ATGCAACTCAAGCCAGCCGTTTCCGCTCTGGTTTCCGCCGTCGCCCTGGCCACCCTGCTCGGTGGCTGCCAGAAAAAAGAAGACGCCGCGCCCCCCGCGCAGGCGCCTCAGGTCGGCGTCGTCACCCTGAAAGCGCAACCCTTCACCCTGACATCCGAACTGCCGGGCCGCACCAGCGCCTATCGGGTCGCCGAAGTCCGCCCTCAGGTCAACGGCATCATTCTCAAGCGCCTGTTCAAGGAAGGCAGCGACGTCAAGGCCGGGCAGCAGCTCTACCAGATCGACCCTGCGGTCTATGAAGCCACCCTCGCCAACGCCCAGGCCGATGTCCAGGCCACCCGCTCGTTGGCCGGTCGCTACAAGCAGCTGATCGACGAGCAGGCCGTGAGCCGGCAGGAATACGACGATGCGCGCGCCAAGCAGCTGCAGGCCGAGGCCACGCTCAAGAATGCCCAGATCAACCTGCGCTACACCAAGGTGCTGGCGCCGATCAGCGGTCGCATCGGGCGCTCGGCTTACACCGAAGGCGCACTGGTGAGCAATGCCCAGACCAACGCCATGGCCACCATCCAGCAGCTCGACCCGATCTACGTCGACGTCACCCAGTCCTCGGCCGAGCTGCTCAAGCTGCGCCGCGACCTGGAAAACGGTCAGCTGCAGCGCGCCGGCGACAACGCCGCCAAGGTCCAGCTGGTACTGGAAGACGGCACCGTCTACGCACAGGAAGGCCGTCTGGAGTTCTCCGAGGTGTCGGTCGACGAGACCACCGGCTCGGTGACCCTGCGCGCGCTGTTCCCCAACCCCGACCACACCCTGCTGCCGGGCATGTTCGTCCATGCGCGCCTGAGCGCGGGCGTCAACCAGAACGCCATCCTGGCGCCGCAGCAAGGCGTGACCCGCGACATCAAGGGCCAGGCGACCGCGATGGTGGTCAACCAGGACAACAAGGTCGAGCAGCGCTCGCTCAAGGCCAGCCGCACGCTGGGCAACGACTGGCTGATCGAGGACGGTCTCAAGCCGGGCGATCGCCTGATCACCGAGGGCTTGCAGTACGTGCGTCCTGGGGCCGAGGTCAAGGTCAGCGAGGCCACCAACGTCAAGCAACCGGGCGAGCAAGGCCAGGCCGGCGCCGCCGACGCGGGCGGCAAAGGGGAGTAA
- a CDS encoding oxaloacetate decarboxylase, translating into MPKASHHDLRTDFRALLASGSCYHTASVFDPMSARIAADLGFEVGILGGSVASLQVLAAPDFALITLSEFVEQATRIGRVAQLPVLADADHGYGNALNVMRTVVELERAGVAALTLEDTLLPAQFGRKSTDLISVEEGVGKIRAALEARVDPALSIIARTNAGVLPLEQVIARTRAYQEAGADGICMVGVKDFDQLEAIAEHLSVPLMLVTYGNPKLTDDERLASLGVRIVVDGHAAYFAAIKATYDCLRQQRGRQTQAESLSATELSHTYTQPEDYIRWAKEYMSVEE; encoded by the coding sequence ATGCCCAAGGCTTCACATCACGATTTGCGTACCGACTTCCGCGCCTTGCTTGCCTCGGGCTCGTGCTACCACACCGCCTCGGTCTTCGACCCGATGTCGGCGCGTATCGCCGCCGACCTGGGCTTCGAGGTCGGCATCCTGGGTGGCTCGGTGGCCTCCCTCCAGGTGCTGGCTGCGCCGGACTTCGCGTTGATCACCTTGAGCGAGTTCGTCGAGCAGGCCACGCGCATCGGTCGGGTCGCCCAGTTGCCGGTACTGGCCGATGCCGACCATGGCTACGGCAACGCTCTCAACGTCATGCGCACGGTGGTCGAGCTGGAGCGCGCCGGCGTCGCCGCCCTGACCCTGGAAGATACCCTGCTGCCGGCCCAGTTCGGCCGCAAGTCGACCGACCTGATCTCGGTGGAAGAGGGCGTCGGCAAGATCCGCGCCGCACTCGAGGCCCGGGTCGACCCGGCCTTGTCGATCATCGCCCGGACCAATGCGGGTGTGCTGCCACTGGAGCAGGTCATCGCCCGCACGCGGGCTTACCAGGAGGCCGGTGCCGACGGTATCTGCATGGTCGGCGTGAAGGACTTCGATCAGCTCGAGGCCATCGCCGAACACCTGAGCGTGCCGTTGATGCTGGTCACCTACGGCAACCCCAAGCTCACCGACGACGAACGCCTGGCCAGCCTGGGCGTGCGCATCGTGGTCGACGGGCATGCGGCCTACTTCGCCGCGATCAAGGCGACCTACGACTGCCTGCGCCAGCAGCGTGGCCGTCAGACCCAGGCCGAAAGCCTCAGCGCCACCGAGCTGTCGCACACCTACACCCAGCCCGAGGACTACATCCGTTGGGCCAAGGAGTACATGAGCGTCGAGGAGTGA
- a CDS encoding multidrug transporter, whose translation MSKFFIDRPIFAWVIALVIMLVGALSILKLPISQYPSIAPPAIAISVTYPGASAQTVQDTVVQVIEQQLNGIDNLRYVQSESNSDGSMTITATFEQGTDPDIAQVQVQNKLNLATPLLPQEVQQQGIRVTKAVKNFLMVIGLVSEDGSLTKEDLANYIVSNMQDPISRTSGVGDFQVFGAQYAMRIWLDPAKLNKYQLTPVDVRTAITAQNVQVSSGQLGGLPAVPGTQLNATIIGKTRLQTAEQFKNILLKVNRDGAQVRLGDVAEVGLGGENYAVSAQFNGKPASGLAVKLATGANALETAKALRQTIADLEPFFPAGVKAVFPYDTTPVVTESISGVIHTLIEAVVLVFLVMYLFLQNFRATIITTMTVPVVLLGTFGILAAAGFNINTLTMFAMILAIGLLVDDAIVVVENVERVMSEEGLPPKEATKRSMGQIQGALVGIALVLSAVLLPMAFFGGSTGVIYRQFSITIVSAMGLSVLVALVFTPALCATLLKPLKKGQHHEAKGGFFGWFNRQFDRSVNGYERSVGGILRHKAPFLLAYALIVVGMIWLFTRIPTAFLPEEDQGVLFAQVQTPAGSSAERTQSVVDQMREYLLRDESDTVSSVFTVTGFNFAGRGQSSGMAFIMLKPWEERSAENSVFGLAERAQQHFFSFRDAMVFAFAPPAVLELGNATGFDVFLQDRAGLGHEKLMEARGQFLAKASQSKILAGVRPNGLNDEPQYQLIVDDERASALGVTIADINNTLSIALGGSYVNDFIDRGRVKKVYIQGQANARMSPEDLQKWYVRNGAGEMVPFSSFARGEWTYGSPKLSRYNGVEAVEILGTPAPGYSTGDAMAEVERIAGELPDGIGFAWTGMSYEEKLSGSQMPALFALSLLFVFLCLAALYESWSIPIAVVLVVPLGIIGALIATSLRGLSNDVYFLVGLLTTIGLAAKNAILIVEFAKELHEQGKSLYDATIEACRMRLRPIIMTSLAFILGVVPLTIASGAGSGSQHAIGTGVIGGMLSATVLAIFWVPLFFVAVSSLFGSKEPKHPDTPETSRNEAGQ comes from the coding sequence ATGTCCAAGTTCTTCATTGATCGCCCGATCTTCGCCTGGGTGATCGCATTGGTGATCATGCTGGTCGGCGCCCTGTCGATCCTCAAGCTGCCGATCAGCCAGTACCCCAGCATCGCGCCACCGGCCATCGCCATTTCCGTGACCTACCCGGGCGCTTCGGCGCAGACCGTGCAGGACACCGTGGTGCAGGTCATCGAGCAGCAGCTCAACGGCATCGACAACCTGCGCTACGTGCAGTCGGAGAGCAACTCCGACGGCAGCATGACCATCACCGCCACCTTCGAGCAGGGCACCGACCCGGACATCGCCCAGGTCCAGGTGCAGAACAAGCTCAACCTGGCGACCCCGCTGCTGCCGCAAGAAGTGCAGCAACAGGGGATTCGCGTGACCAAGGCGGTCAAGAACTTCCTGATGGTGATCGGCCTGGTGTCCGAGGACGGCAGCCTGACCAAGGAAGACTTGGCCAACTACATCGTCTCGAACATGCAGGACCCGATCTCGCGGACCTCCGGGGTCGGTGACTTCCAGGTCTTCGGCGCCCAGTACGCCATGCGCATCTGGCTCGACCCGGCCAAGCTGAACAAGTACCAGCTGACCCCGGTCGACGTGCGCACGGCGATCACCGCGCAGAACGTCCAGGTCTCGTCCGGTCAGTTGGGCGGCCTGCCGGCCGTGCCGGGCACCCAGCTCAACGCCACCATCATCGGCAAGACCCGTCTGCAGACCGCCGAGCAGTTCAAGAACATCCTGCTCAAGGTCAACCGCGACGGTGCCCAGGTGCGCCTGGGCGATGTCGCCGAGGTGGGCCTGGGGGGCGAGAACTACGCGGTCAGCGCACAGTTCAACGGTAAGCCGGCCTCGGGCCTGGCGGTCAAGCTGGCCACCGGGGCCAACGCCCTGGAAACCGCCAAGGCGCTGCGCCAGACCATCGCCGACCTGGAGCCGTTCTTCCCGGCGGGCGTCAAGGCTGTGTTCCCGTACGACACCACGCCCGTGGTCACCGAATCGATCAGCGGCGTGATCCACACGCTGATCGAGGCCGTGGTGCTAGTGTTCCTGGTGATGTACCTGTTCCTGCAGAACTTCCGCGCCACCATCATCACCACCATGACCGTGCCAGTGGTCCTGCTGGGTACCTTCGGCATCCTGGCGGCGGCCGGTTTCAACATCAACACCCTGACCATGTTCGCCATGATCCTGGCCATCGGCCTGCTGGTGGACGATGCCATCGTGGTGGTGGAGAACGTCGAGCGGGTGATGTCCGAGGAGGGCCTGCCGCCCAAGGAGGCGACCAAGCGGTCCATGGGGCAGATCCAGGGCGCTCTGGTGGGCATCGCGCTGGTGCTGTCGGCGGTCCTGTTGCCGATGGCCTTCTTCGGCGGTTCCACCGGGGTGATCTACCGCCAGTTCTCGATCACCATCGTCTCGGCCATGGGCCTGTCGGTGCTGGTGGCGCTGGTCTTCACGCCGGCCCTGTGCGCCACCCTGCTCAAGCCGCTGAAAAAGGGCCAGCATCACGAAGCCAAGGGCGGGTTCTTCGGCTGGTTCAACCGCCAGTTCGACCGCAGCGTCAACGGCTACGAGCGCAGCGTCGGCGGTATCCTGCGGCACAAGGCGCCGTTCCTGCTGGCCTACGCGTTGATCGTGGTCGGCATGATCTGGCTGTTCACCCGCATCCCGACCGCCTTCCTGCCGGAAGAAGACCAGGGCGTGCTGTTCGCCCAGGTGCAGACCCCGGCCGGTTCGAGTGCCGAGCGTACTCAATCGGTGGTCGACCAGATGCGCGAATACCTGCTGCGCGACGAGTCCGATACCGTGTCGTCGGTGTTCACCGTGACCGGCTTCAACTTCGCCGGCCGTGGCCAGAGCTCGGGCATGGCGTTCATCATGCTCAAGCCGTGGGAAGAACGTTCGGCCGAGAACAGCGTGTTCGGCCTGGCCGAGCGCGCCCAGCAGCACTTCTTCAGCTTCCGCGACGCGATGGTGTTCGCCTTCGCCCCACCGGCGGTGCTGGAACTGGGTAACGCCACCGGCTTCGACGTGTTCCTCCAGGACCGCGCCGGGCTGGGCCACGAGAAACTCATGGAAGCGCGGGGCCAGTTCCTGGCCAAGGCGTCCCAAAGCAAGATCCTCGCCGGCGTGCGCCCCAACGGCCTGAACGATGAGCCGCAGTATCAGCTGATCGTCGATGACGAGCGGGCCAGCGCCCTGGGCGTGACCATCGCCGACATCAACAACACCCTGTCGATCGCGCTGGGCGGCAGCTACGTCAACGACTTCATCGACCGCGGTCGTGTGAAGAAGGTCTACATCCAGGGCCAGGCCAATGCGCGCATGAGCCCGGAAGACCTGCAGAAGTGGTATGTGCGCAACGGTGCGGGCGAGATGGTGCCATTCTCCTCGTTCGCCCGTGGCGAGTGGACCTACGGTTCGCCCAAGCTGTCACGCTACAACGGCGTCGAAGCGGTCGAGATCCTGGGTACGCCGGCACCGGGCTACAGCACCGGTGACGCCATGGCCGAGGTCGAGCGCATCGCCGGCGAACTGCCGGACGGCATCGGCTTTGCCTGGACGGGCATGTCCTACGAGGAAAAACTGTCCGGTTCGCAGATGCCGGCGCTGTTTGCCCTGTCGCTGCTGTTCGTGTTCCTCTGCCTGGCAGCGCTGTACGAAAGCTGGTCGATCCCGATCGCCGTGGTCCTGGTCGTGCCGCTGGGCATCATCGGGGCACTGATCGCCACCAGCCTGCGTGGCCTGTCCAACGACGTGTACTTCCTGGTCGGGCTGCTGACCACCATCGGCCTAGCGGCGAAGAACGCGATCCTGATCGTGGAATTCGCCAAGGAGCTGCACGAACAGGGCAAGAGCCTGTACGACGCGACCATCGAGGCCTGCCGCATGCGACTGCGCCCGATCATCATGACGTCCCTGGCGTTCATCCTGGGCGTGGTACCGTTGACCATCGCCAGTGGCGCCGGCTCCGGCAGCCAGCACGCGATCGGTACCGGCGTGATCGGCGGTATGCTCAGCGCCACCGTGCTGGCGATCTTCTGGGTCCCGCTGTTCTTCGTCGCCGTGTCGTCGCTGTTTGGCAGCAAAGAGCCCAAGCATCCAGACACCCCTGAAACTTCACGTAATGAGGCTGGGCAATGA
- a CDS encoding disulfide bond formation protein DsbA: MTASLAPNIPRATLVGLMLATLLGALDQTIVAVSLPAISAQFGDVGLLAWVVSGYMVAMTIAVPLYGKLGDLYGRRLMILTGTAIFTLASVACALAQDMPQLIAARVLQGLGAGGMISVSQAIVGDLVPPRERGRYQGYFSGMYAVASVAGPVLGGGLTEYLSWHWVFWVNLPLGLCTWWALHRALGRSGRTRPEARVDYAGAVLLTLGLGSLLLSITWVGQGHPWTSPAVVGLAAVALVGLIVFVAHERRTAQPLMPLHLFGNPVAVLCWTTLFFASFQSISLTMLEPLRMQSVTGAGADSAALHLLPLAMGLPIGAFSGGRLTSRTGRYKPQILTGALLMPVAILGLALTPVQAGLPSAVCLLLIGIACGLQFPTSLVGAQSAVAPHDMGVVTSTTNLFRSLGGAVGVACMSSALLALMLQAGLGRFEGGNLLLGSVHSQGHGVATVLSGVFRHLLIGSAAVSLLGTLAALALPDRPLRGRS, encoded by the coding sequence ATGACCGCCTCGCTTGCACCGAACATCCCTCGCGCCACGCTGGTCGGCCTTATGCTGGCCACGCTGCTGGGCGCCCTCGATCAAACCATCGTCGCCGTGTCGCTGCCGGCCATTTCCGCACAATTCGGCGATGTCGGACTGCTGGCCTGGGTGGTGTCCGGCTACATGGTGGCCATGACCATCGCCGTGCCCCTGTATGGCAAGCTCGGCGACCTGTACGGGCGTCGGCTGATGATCCTGACCGGCACGGCGATCTTCACCCTGGCGTCGGTGGCCTGTGCCCTGGCCCAGGACATGCCGCAGCTGATCGCGGCGCGGGTGCTGCAAGGGCTGGGTGCAGGCGGGATGATTTCGGTCAGTCAGGCGATCGTCGGCGACCTCGTGCCGCCCCGTGAGCGGGGTCGCTACCAGGGCTATTTCAGTGGCATGTATGCCGTGGCCAGCGTGGCAGGACCGGTGCTGGGCGGGGGACTGACCGAATACCTGTCCTGGCACTGGGTGTTCTGGGTCAACCTGCCCCTGGGCCTGTGCACCTGGTGGGCGCTGCACCGTGCGCTGGGCCGGTCGGGCCGGACGCGCCCCGAGGCACGGGTGGACTATGCGGGTGCCGTCCTGCTGACGCTGGGCCTGGGCAGCCTGCTGCTGAGCATCACCTGGGTCGGCCAGGGTCACCCCTGGACCAGCCCGGCCGTGGTCGGCCTGGCTGCCGTCGCCCTGGTCGGCCTGATCGTATTCGTCGCCCATGAGCGTCGCACCGCGCAACCGCTGATGCCCCTGCACCTGTTCGGCAACCCGGTGGCCGTGCTGTGCTGGACCACGCTGTTCTTCGCCAGCTTCCAGTCGATTTCCCTGACCATGCTCGAGCCGCTGCGCATGCAGAGCGTCACCGGCGCGGGTGCCGACAGCGCCGCGTTGCACCTGCTGCCGCTGGCGATGGGCCTGCCCATTGGCGCGTTCAGTGGCGGACGCCTGACCTCCAGGACCGGCCGATACAAGCCGCAAATACTCACTGGTGCGCTGTTGATGCCGGTGGCGATCCTGGGCCTGGCCCTCACCCCCGTCCAGGCCGGTCTGCCCAGTGCGGTGTGCCTGCTGCTGATCGGCATCGCCTGTGGCCTGCAGTTTCCCACCTCGCTGGTCGGTGCCCAGAGCGCGGTGGCGCCTCACGACATGGGCGTGGTCACCAGCACCACCAACCTGTTCCGGTCACTGGGCGGTGCCGTGGGCGTGGCCTGCATGTCCAGCGCGCTGCTGGCCCTGATGCTGCAGGCTGGCCTGGGACGGTTCGAAGGGGGCAACCTGCTGTTGGGCAGTGTGCACAGCCAGGGCCATGGGGTGGCCACCGTATTATCAGGCGTGTTCCGTCACCTGCTGATCGGCAGCGCCGCCGTCTCGCTGCTGGGGACGCTCGCTGCGCTGGCGCTGCCGGATCGACCGCTGCGCGGGCGCAGCTAG